In Sorghum bicolor cultivar BTx623 chromosome 8, Sorghum_bicolor_NCBIv3, whole genome shotgun sequence, one genomic interval encodes:
- the LOC8074272 gene encoding probable LRR receptor-like serine/threonine-protein kinase At1g74360: MSRLQHLLELMCSVLIFAQLISGNNDDMEVLIELKGFLQVHNQINRGAYDGWLESEASPCNWQGVGCDTNGRVSSLDLSSSSISGPFFSNFSSLKSLIHLDLSDNSITGALPVDLNRCLGLKHLNLSYNLIGGVLNISSLTNLRTLDVSRNRFEGEISRNFLATCDELTILNVSSNNLRGNIIGLLDNCFQLEYVDLSLNRFTGQVTQGIASLIQFNAAENGLTGSIPLDMFPVGCKLQFLDLSGNHLFGNLPNSVSTCSSLRYLSLSENGFDGQIPPGIGVIPGLEKLILGSNNFAREMPFSLMNCSALKYLDISDNGFGGEVQGFFGKLESLTHLILHSNNYTDGIVSSGILRLPKLIMLDLSLNRFFGKLPTEVASMKSIKYLVLAENNFSGQIPLVYGQIAHLQVLDLSYNNLSGGIPADIGNLSSLLVLVLAGNQLSGEIPKEIGNCTSLLWLNLAANKLSGQIPPEIAGVGRDPSPTFARNQKDAAQLEIGTRKCLSVMRWIPLGYPGFNYVESEMSWKDCRSLEDRILKGYGIVTPPSVQPCIILGYVRFSGNLLSGQIPPIISAMGNFNLLLLDDNLLSGVLPSEISQMSLVALNVSRNIISGDIPSEIGQMVLLETLDLSFNNFSNELPSSLSQLYKLSKFNVSYNPLLSGNVPSTGQLSTFDKQSFLGNPLLSFHFTDHGPRLESNNDELSTEGTEKDPAKEETIVLIISFIVFFFATIAIREHDSFMYVYYTMKCRCASTKIYAEL, translated from the exons ATGTCCAGGCTTCAGCATCTTCTCGAACTGATGTGTTCAGTACTAATCTTTG CTCAGCTGATAAGTGGGAACAACGATGACATGGAGGTCCTCATCGAGCTCAAGGGCTTCCTGCAAGTACATAACCAAATAAACCGAGGTGCGTATGATGGATGGTTGGAGTCAGAGGCCTCGCCATGCAACTGGCAAGGAGTTGGATGTGACACCAACGGCCGTGTGAGTTCCCTTGATCTCTCTAGCTCCAGCATATCAGGACCGTTCTTCAGCAATTTTTCTAGTCTCAAAAGCCTCATTCATCTAGATCTCTCAGACAATTCCATCACTGGTGCACTGCCAGTTGATCTCAACAGATGCTTGGGACTGAAGCATCTTAACCTCTCGTACAACCTCATCGGTGGAGTCCTTAACATATCCAGCCTGACAAACCTGAGAACATTAGATGTCTCACGGAATCGGTTCGAGGGGGAAATCAGCAGGAACTTCCTTGCAACCTGTGACGAACTCACCATCCTCAACGTCTCCAGCAACAACCTCAGAGGCAACATCATTGGCTTGCTTGATAACTGTTTTCAACTTGAATATGTGGATCTCAGCTTGAATCGCTTCACTGGCCAGGTCACACAGGGCATTGCAAGCCTAATTCAGTTCAATGCTGCTGAGAATGGCTTAACTGGAAGCATTCCTCTCGACATGTTCCCAGTGGGATGCAAACTACAGTTTCTGGACCTCTCCGGCAACCATTTGTTTGGCAACTTGCCTAATTCCGTGTCAACTTGCTCCAGTTTGAGATACCTGTCGCTATCGGAGAACGGTTTCGATGGGCAGATACCACCAGGAATTGGAGTAATTCCTGGGCTTGAGAAACTGATCCTAGGGAGCAACAACTTTGCTCGTGAGATGCCATTTAGCCTAATGAATTGTAGTGCACTGAAGTATTTGGACATTAGTGACAACGGTTTTGGTGGGGAGGTGCAAGGATTCTTCGGGAAGTTAGAAAGTTTGACACATCTCATACTTCACTCAAACAATTATACTGATGGAATTGTGTCCTCTGGCATTCTTAGGCTACCTAAGCTGATCATGCTTGATCTCAGCCTCAATCGGTTCTTCGGAAAGCTACCCACGGAGGTCGCAAGCATGAAAAGCATTAAATACCTTGTGCTTGCTGAGAATAACTTCTCTGGGCAGATACCCCTGGTGTATGGACAGATTGCCCACCTCCAAGTATTGGACCTATCATACAACAACCTCTCTGGTGGTATCCCTGCAGACATCGGTAACCTCTCCTCACTTCTTGTGTTGGTGCTTGCTGGAAACCAACTTTCTGGAGAGATCCCAAAGGAAATAGGGAATTGTACCAGCTTGCTCTGGCTCAACCTTGCGGCAAACAAGCTATCTGGTCAGATTCCCCCAGAGATAGCAGGTGTTGGGAGAGACCCTAGTCCAACATTTGCTAGGAATCAAAAGGATGCTGCACAATTGGAGATTGGCACCAGGAAGTGTCTCTCTGTGATGCGGTGGATTCCCCTTGGTTACCCAGGGTTCAATTATGTAGAATCAGAGATGTCTTGGAAGGACTGTCGGAGCCTAGAGGACCGAATCTTGAAGGGGTATGGTATTGTTACACCACCTTCTGTCCAGCCATGTATCATCTTGGGTTATGTTAGGTTCTCAGGGAATCTGTTGTCAGGACAAATACCACCCATAATTTCTGCAATGGGAAACTTCAACTTGCTCCTTCTTGATGATAACTTGCTCTCTGGTGTCCTACCATCAGAGATTAGTCAAATGTCACTTGTTGCGCTTAACGTCTCTAGGAACATAATTTCTGGTGACATTCCATCCGAGATTGGccagatggtactccttgaGACCCTTGACTTGTCTTTTAACAACTTCTCTAATGAACTTCCATCAAGTCTGAGCCAGCTCTATAAACTGAGTAAGTTCAATGTTTCATACAATCCGCTTCTCTCTGGCAATGTTCCATCTACTGGCCAACTCTCCACCTTTGACAAGCAATCATTTCTTGGAAACCCTCTCCTGTCTTTCCATTTCACTGACCATGGGCCCCGTTTGGAATCAAACAATGATGAGCTCTCAACAGAAGGTACAGAAAAGGATCCTGCTAAAGAAGAGACAATTGTGCTCATAATTTCATTTATTGTTTTTTTCTTTGCCACAATTGCTATAAGAGAACATGACAGTTTCATGTATGTGTACTATACCATGAAATGCAGATGTGCAAGTACGAAGATTTATGCAGAATTGTAA
- the LOC8068138 gene encoding probable polyamine transporter At3g19553, with protein MTGAAAAAVVDPPAAPLPRRLTVLPLIALIFYDVSGGPFGIEDSVRAGGGALLPILGFLILPVLWSLPEALVTAELASAFPTNAGYVAWVSAAFGPAAAFLVGFSKWASGTLDNALYPVLFLDYLRSGGGVALPHPVRSLAVLALTAALTYLNYRGLHIVGLSALALTAFSLSPFLALTVLAAPKIRPSRWLAFDARAVDLRGYFNSMFWNLNFWDKASTLAGEVEEPRKTFPKAVFGAVGLVVGAYLIPLLAGTGALPSETAAEWTDGFFSEVGLRIGGPWLRVWIQAAAAMSNMGLFEAEMSSDSFQLLGMAEMGMIPAIFARRSKYGTPTFSILCSATGVVILSFMSFQEIIEFLNFLYGLGMLAVFAAFVKLRFKNPDLTRPYRIPVGTTGAAVMCAPPVVLITTVMCLASARTVLINAAVVVAGVALYYVVEHAKRHAWVEFLAPVPPADSSHGSTTAPDAAADLEDVRAGLLSDESADEEGSKVE; from the exons ATGACcggcgccgcggccgcggccgtcgTCGATCCCCCGGCGGCGCCTCTGCCGCGGCGGCTGACGGTGCTGCCCCTGATCGCGCTCATCTTCTACGACGTCTCGGGGGGGCCCTTCGGCATCGAGGACTCGGTCCGCGCGGGCGGCGGCGCGCTGCTCCCGATCCTCGGCTTCCTCATCCTCCCGGTCCTCTGGTCGCTCCCGGAGGCGCTCGTCACCGCCGAGCTCGCCTCCGCGTTCCCCACCAACGCCGGGTACGTGGCCTGGGTGTCCGCCGCCTTCGGCCCCGCCGCGGCGTTCCTCGTCGGCTTCTCCAAGTGGGCGTCGGGCACGCTCGACAACGCGCTCTACCCGGTGCTGTTCCTCGACTACCTCCGCTCCGGCGGCGGGGTGGCGCTGCCGCACCCCGTCCGCTCGCTCGCGGTGCTCGCGCTCACGGCCGCGCTCACCTACCTCAACTACCGGGGGCTACACATCGTCGGCCTCTCGGCGCTGGCGCTCACCGCGTTCTCCCTCTCCCCGTTTCTCGCGCTCACCGTGCTCGCCGCCCCCAAGATCCGCCCGTCCCGCTGGCTCGCCTTCGACGCCCGCGCCGTCGACCTCAGGGGCTACTTCAACTCCATGTTCTGGAACCTCAACTTCTGGGACAAGGCTAGCACGCTCGCCGGCGAGGTCGAGGAGCCCCGGAAGACGTTCCCCAAGGCGGTGTTCGGCGCCGTTGGGCTCGTCGTCGGCGCGTACCTCATTCCGCTGCTGGCTGGTACCGGCGCGCTGCCGTCCGAGACGGCGGCCGAGTGGACCGACGGCTTCTTCTCCGAGGTCGGGCTGCGGATCGGCGGGCCGTGGCTGCGCGTGTGGAtccaagccgccgccgccatgtccAACATGGGGCTCTTCGAGGCCGAGATGAGCAGCGACTCCTTCCAGCTCCTCGGCATGGCTGAGATGGGCATGATCCCTGCCATTTTCGCCCGCAG GTCGAAGTACGGGACGCCGACGTTCAGCATCCTGTGCTCAGCGACGGGGGTCGTGATCCTCTCCTTCATGAGCTTCCAGGAGATCATCGAGTTCCTCAACTTCCTCTACGGGCTCGGGATGCTGGCAGTGTTCGCGGCCTTCGTCAAGCTACGCTTCAAGAACCCGGACCTGACGAGGCCGTACCGGATCCCCGTCGGCACGACCGGGGCCGCCGTCATGTGCGCCCCGCCCGTCGTGCTCATCACCACCGTCATGTGCCTCGCGTCGGCCAGGACCGTCCTCATCAACGCCGCCGTGGTCGTCGCCGGTGTCGCGCTGTATTATGTCGTGGAGCACGCCAAGAGGCACGCTTGGGTCGAGTTCTTGGCGCCCGTGCCTCCGGCTGACAGCTCCCATGGATCAACCACGGCGCctgacgccgccgccgacctCGAGGATGTCCGCGCCGGGCTGCTCTCTGACGAGTCGGCAGACGAAGAAGGAAGCAAGGTTGAGTGA
- the LOC8068139 gene encoding uncharacterized protein LOC8068139 — MQPPSKKFARVDTLELKARIVKRLGPQRAELYFRGLKKFLGCQLGRDEFEKICVAALGKENIKLHNFLIQSILSNACMSNGPPPSMQAATGNSQTSTVSNGTLNNGLLPVRRVRPLTKRFGDKPSPIGKSPLGHPGTGGEFVSAGSKALQEVISVEDGEEVDQARGSPVCVQSRSPIRPPLGVLKVQNSEPSTSCALDVCYNNGELPDSQLLSKLLDDKLKAQGLSVPKECADVLNSGLNAYMSQMLKACLGVAKARGINRMMRQPNGRTAASVNSGQNNGFPLESSCCYQASLLDLSTAVLSNARLVPCVEIREKISSHLHNR, encoded by the coding sequence ATGCAGCCGCCGTCGAAGAAGTTCGCTCGCGTCGACACGCTCGAGCTCAAGGCGCGGATCGTCAAGCGGCTGGGCCCGCAGCGCGCCGAGCTCTACTTCCGCGGCCTCAAGAAGTTCCTGGGCTGTCAGCTCGGCAGGGATGAGTTTGAAAAGATCTGTGTTGCTGCATTGGGGAAGGAGAACATCAAGCTCCACAATTTCCTCATCCAGTCCATCCTCAGCAACGCGTGTATGTCGAATGGGCCGCCGCCGAGCATGCAGGCAGCTACAGGGAACTCGCAGACGAGCACGGTGTCCAATGGGACACTCAACAATGGCTTACTGCCGGTCAGGAGAGTGAGGCCCCTGACGAAGAGGTTTGGTGATAAGCCGAGCCCGATTGGGAAGTCTCCTCTTGGTCATCCGGGGACTGGGGGGGAGTTTGTGTCAGCTGGTAGCAAGGCTTTGCAGGAGGTTATCTCTGTGGAGGATGGCGAGGAGGTCGACCAGGCCCGTGGTAGCCCAGTCTGTGTGCAGAGCCGAAGCCCGATCAGGCCCCCACTGGGTGTTCTAAAGGTTCAGAATTCCGAGCCTTCGACATCTTGCGCTTTGGATGTGTGCTACAATAATGGTGAACTGCCAGATTCTCAGTTGCTGTCCAAGCTACTTGACGATAAGTTGAAGGCTCAAGGTCTCAGTGTGCCCAAAGAGTGTGCTGATGTGTTGAACTCTGGGTTGAATGCATACATGAGTCAGATGCTGAAGGCCTGTCTAGGTGTTGCGAAGGCAAGGGGAATCAACAGGATGATGCGCCAACCAAATGGCCGCACTGCTGCTTCAGTAAATAGTGGGCAGAACAATGGCTTTCCTTTGGAATCAAGCTGTTGTTACCAAGCTTCGTTGCTTGATCTTTCGACAGCAGTGCTATCAAATGCTCGGTTAGTGCCGTGCGTGGAGATTCGTGAGAAGATTTCTTCCCATCTCCACAACAGATAA
- the LOC8068140 gene encoding uncharacterized protein LOC8068140 gives MMMDRQQLVRQCDMEVMKMAMLKHEETFRQQVHELHRLYRIQRELMSGDLTRDAPELTMSMTTRRRRSKQPRRALNLQLPADEYIVSADEDEDADAAACTELELTLAIGGRRCSAGGSRRKSNGRRQQQAEQRDNAGSASPFGSDCSGASVLSSSPSPPSAEYYSDDGPAVFHALPPPPPCQRAVAFDLGGGMMMRQHAPWLQQCHQYLSLRMT, from the exons ATGATGATGGACAGGCAGCAGCTCGTGAGGCAATGCGACATGGAGGTCATGAAGATGGCCATGCTCAAGCACGAAGAAACCTTCAGGCAGCAG GTCCACGAGCTGCACCGCCTGTACCGCATCCAGAGGGAGCTGATGAGTGGTGACCTGACCCGAGACGCGCCGGAGCTGACCATGTCCAtgaccacccggcgccggcgcagCAAGCAGCCACGGCGGGCGCTGAACCTGCAGCTCCCAGCCGACGAGTACATCGTCAGTgccgacgaggacgaggacgctgACGCCGCCGCCTGCACGGAGCTGGAGCTGACGCTGGCCATCGGCGGGCGGCGGTGCTCGGCCGGCGGCAGCCGTCGCAAGAGCAACGGGAGGAGGCAACAACAAGCAGAGCAGCGCGACAACGCCGGCTCCGCCTCCCCGTTCGGGTCCGACTGCTCCGGCGCGAGCGTCctgtcgtcgtcgccgtcgccgccgtcggcCGAGTACTACTCCGACGACGGGCCGGCGGTGTTCCACGCgctgccaccgccaccgccgtgcCAGAGGGCCGTGGCGTTTGACCTTGGAGGAGGCATGATGATGAGGCAGCACGCGCCGTGGCTGCAGCAGTGCCATCAGTACCTCAGCCTGAGGATGACATGA
- the LOC8068141 gene encoding uncharacterized protein LOC8068141: MATRMMMDRQQLVRQCDMEVMKMAMLKHEETFRQQVHELHRLYRIQRELMSDLTRDVDAPALLTTTTRRRSKQPRRALNLQLPADEYIVSADEDHDHAAGTELELTLAIGGRCSSAAGTGSRRKNHRRRQRDNAGSGGSSSPFGSDCSGASVLSSSSPPSSAEYYSDDGPAVFHAPPPPPPPPCQRAVAFDLGEGMMMRQHAPWLLQCQQYLSLRMT, translated from the exons ATGGCGACGAGGATGATGATGGACAGGCAGCAGCTCGTGAGGCAATGCGACATGGAGGTCATGAAGATGGCCATGCTCAAGCACGAAGAAACCTTCAGGCAGCAG GTCCACGAGCTGCACCGCCTGTACCGCATCCAGAGGGAGCTGATGAGCGACCTGACCCGAGACGTCGACGCGCCGGCGCTGCTAACCACCACCACCCGCCGGCGCAGCAAGCAGCCACGGCGGGCGCTGAACTTGCAGCTCCCGGCCGACGAGTACATCGTCAGTGCCGACGAGGACCACGaccacgccgccggcacggagctaGAGCTGACGCTCGCCATCGGCGGGCGCTGCTCATCAGCCGCCGGCACTGGCAGCCGTCGCAAGAACCACAGGAGGAGGCAGCGCGACAACGCCGGTAGTGGCGGCTCCTCCTCGCCCTTCGGGTCCGACTGCTCCGGCGCCAGCgtcctgtcgtcgtcgtcgccgccgtcgtccgCCGAGTACTACTCCGACGACGGGCCGGCGGTGTtccacgcgccgccgccgccgccgccgccgccgtgccagAGGGCCGTGGCGTTTGACCTTGGAGAAGGCATGATGATGAGGCAGCACGCGCCGTGGCTGCTGCAGTGCCAGCAGTACCTCAGCCTGAGGATGACATGA
- the LOC110437623 gene encoding putrescine hydroxycinnamoyltransferase 1-like, which yields MRVSWSNARSKLFFALYMLHCSRQKPPALHAPPSTADQSREGLHREHRLSTHRRPLPLQMWAAIARGDDDSEATTSLQPCLDRTLLRGCSPPAVRFQHPEYPRQHGSGGAPSKTTMDVPLPFDTAVFPISKDQVDALKGAAAGAITGGNKKVSTYSAVVAHVWQCSCKAKRLSGTEDSQIYGVGCLRSRMCPPLPRVFFGNAVALTSTTVTKVKDIVSSPLNTVAGKVTAAAAAARPSDEPTST from the coding sequence ATGCGCGTCTCCTGGTCCAACGCGCGATCCAAACTTTTCTTCGCATTATATATGCTCCATTGTTCGCGTCAGAAACCCCCGGCCCTCCACGCGCCGCCGTCCACAGCCGATCAAAGTCGCGAGGGACTCCATCGCGAGCACCGGCTCTCCACGCACCGCCGTCCGCTGCCATTGCAGATGTGGGCTGCCATTGCAAGAGGTGACGACGACAGTGAGGCGACCACATCGTTGCAGCCATGCCTGGACCGCACGCTGCTCCGCGGATGTTCGCCGCCGGCAGTGCGCTTCCAGCACCCCGAATACCCCCGGCAGCATGGTAGCGGCGGCGCGCCGTCGAAGACGACGATGGACGTGCCACTGCCATTCGACACCGCCGTCTTTCCCATTTCCAAGGACCAAGTCGATGCGCTCAAaggtgccgccgccggcgccatcACCGGCGGCAACAAGAAAGTCTCCACTTACAGCGCTGTGGTGGCACATGTGTGGCAGTGCTCATGCAAGGCGAAACGCCTCAGTGGAACGGAGGACTCTCAGATCTACGGGGTGGGTTGCCTGCGCTCGCGCATGTGTCCTCCTCTCCCAAGGGTCTTCTTCGGCAACGCCGTCGCCCTGACATCAACGACGGTCACCAAGGTGAAGGACATCGTCTCGAGCCCACTCAACACCGTCGCCGGCAaggtcaccgccgccgccgccgccgctcgacCGAGCGACGAGCCGACGAGTACATAG
- the LOC8068142 gene encoding probable E3 ubiquitin-protein ligase RHY1A produces the protein MPIASKLVYFQRRPSPAPPDDPGPEPPDPRRRPCRDHHRRRRRSSLSSSHHKPGQDHVPGHQRDAAAKPLGSVGNIAEHAAGMSSSTRLHRSISDHGRLPDAVHQARERLLQRLNSVDLSGRRQKTWPSESFWAGLTRTTDAGVSTSSDSILGSLTNCFQPSEPVVASKVEEGAVIINADECMPITVFPKLASELQEAEDSEGVEASSPAECSICLERCADSGDGLIQLRCRHIFHSACLDRWLRSHADCPYCRATVRVCS, from the exons ATGCCGATCGCCTCCAAGCTCGTCTACTTCCAGCGCCGCccctcgccggcgccgccggacGACCCGGGCCCCGAGCCGCCCGACCCGCGACGCCGACCCTGccgcgaccaccaccgccgccgccgccgcagctccCTCTCCTCCTCCCACCACAAGCCG GGCCAGGACCATGTTCCCGGACACCAAAGGGATGCTGCTGCCAAGCCTCTGGGATCAGTTGGAAACATAGCAGAGCATGCAGCGGGCATGTCCTCCAGCACAAGGCTTCACCGCAGCATATCAGACCATGGCCGGCTTCCTGATGCCGTTCATCAGGCCAGGGAAAGGCTCCTTCAGAGGCTCAACAGTGTGGATCTGTCAGGAAGAAG GCAAAAGACATGGCCCTCAGAATCATTCTGGGCTGGACTAACTCGCACCACTGACGCCGGTGTGTCCACCTCTTCAGACAGCATACTGGGCAGTCTAACTAATTGCTTCCAGCCCAGTGAACCCGTCGTGGCCAGCAAGGTTGAAGAAGGCGCCGTCATCATTAACGCAGATGAGTGTATGCCCATCACAGTGTTCCCCAAACTGGCATCTGAGCTGCAGGAAGCAGAAGACAGTGAAGGCGTGGAGGCTTCTTCTCCAGCTGAGTGCTCCATATGCCTGGAGAGGTGCGCTGACTCAGGCGACGGGCTCATCCAACTACGCTGCAGGCACATCTTCCACTCGGCCTGCCTGGACCGGTGGCTGCGGTCCCACGCCGACTGCCCCTACTGCCGCGCCACCGTGCGAGTTTGCTCCTGA